In Subdoligranulum variabile, the genomic stretch CCCAACAGCGCAAGATCAAAAATAATATTTTCGTATTCCATCACAATGCCGGGGGACTGGAACAAGGCATGAAGGGTCCCCGGCGTAAAAACAAAGACTTCTCCCGCCTGTGCAGGCAAGGCACGCCCCCCGACCTGCACAATGCCGCTGCCTTTTTTGATGAACACCAGTTCCATACTGCTTTGCCAGTGCAGCGCCACTTCGGGAAAATCCTTCGGAATCGTGCACGGGTAAATGTTGAACGGAAAACGTAACGCCCCGTGCTTTTTTGTTTCTTTTAATGCAATATCCGTGACCATGCAAGCACATCCCCTTCGTTTGATAGTATTGTACCATAATATGCTTGCTTCGCACAAGATTTTGCTAGTTTTGTGTGATATAGTTGGCTTAAGGAAAGGGAGCGGCGCTCCTGCACGTTATAAAAATTGTGAACGGAGGAAAACAGAATGGATATGAAGCAAACGCTGGCCGAACTGACAGGCAAAGAGCTGAGTGCCTGTTCCAATCAGGAGGTGTATCTGGCGCTGATGACGCTGGTACAGCGCGAAAGTGCCCAGCGCGTTACGCCTGTGACGGGCCGGAAGCTGTATTACATCAGCGCTGAATTTTTGATCGGCAAATTGCTGTCGAACAATCTGATCAACCTGGGGCTGTATGATGCCGTACGGGACACGCTGGCGGCTGCGGGCAAAAGCCTGAGCGAAATCGAGGAGGTCGAACCGGAGCCTTCCCTTGGCAACGGCGGCCTGGGACGTCTGGCGGCCTGTTTCCTGGATTCGCTGGCAACGCTGCGCCTTCCGGGGGATGGCATCGGCCTGCGGTATCATTTTGGTCTGTTCCGCCAGTCGCTGAAAGAGGGCGTGCAGACGGAGATGCCGGACCCCTGGCTGACGGAGCAAAGCTGGGCGCAGCGCACCGAAACCACGTATCCGGTCATGCTGGCGGGCAAAACCTTTCAGGCGCGTCTGTACCGGCTGGCTGTAACCGGTTTTGAGGGCCGCACCAATACGCTCAATCTCTTCGACCTGGATACGGTGGAGGAGGGGATTGTCCACGACGGGATCGCCTTTGACAAAACGGATATCGACAAAAACCTGACGCTGTTCCTATATCCGGACGATTCCGACGAGGCGGGCCGCCGCCTGCGGGTCTATCAGCAGTATCTGATGGTTTCTGCCGGAGCACAGTTGATTCTGCAGGAATGCGCGGCTCGCGGATGCAACTATCATGACCTGGCGGACTATGCGGCCATCCAGATCAACGATACCCACCCCAGCATGGTGATCCCGGAACTGATCCGTCTGCTGGGCGAAAAGGGTGTAGCATTTGACGAGGCCGTGGAGATCGTGACCAAAACCTGCGCCTATACCAACCACACCATTCTGGCGGAAGCGCTGGAAAAGTGGCCGCGCAGTTATCTGGAGGCGGTCGTGCCGCAGATCATGCCCATCATTGAAAAGCTGGATGCCCTGGCCCGTACCCGCACCCAGGACGAGAGCCTTGCTATCATTGATGCCGAAGATCGTGTCCATATGGCGCATATGGATATTCACTTTACCCATTCCACCAACGGCGTGGCGGAGCTGCACACCGAGATTCTGAAAACGACAGAACTGCACGGTTTTTATACCCTCTATCCCGAAAAATTCAATAACAAGACCAACGGCATCACGTTCCGCCGCTGGCTGCTGGAATGCAATCCGGCCCTGACGGAGAGAATCAAAAGCCACATCGGTACGGGATTTTATAAAAATGCCGATGAGCTGGAAGCCTTGCTGCCCCTTGCCGATGACCCGGCGGCACGGAAAGAATTTGCCGATGTTAAAGCACAGAACAAGGTGACTCTTGCCGAATGGCTGAAGCGTGTGCAGGGGGTGGAAGTGAACCCTGCCGCGATGTTCGATATTCAATCCAAGCGGCTCCATGAATACAAGCGCCAGCAGCTGAATCTGCTGTATCTGATTCACCAGTACCACGAGATCAAGGCCGGCCATCTGCCTCCGGTGCCGCTGGTGAGCATCTTCGGGGCGAAAGCCGCGCCGGCCTATATCATCGCCAAGGATATCATCCATGCGCTGCTGACCCTTTCCAAGGTCATTGCGGCGGACCCGGAAGTCTCCCGCTGGCTTCAGGTCGTGTTTATTGAAAACTACAATGTGACAGCGGCCGAAAAACTCATCCCTGCCTGCGATCTTTCTGAACAGATCAGCCTGGCGTCCAAGGAAGCGTCCGGAACGGGGAACATGAAGTTCATGCTCAATGGCGCCGTGACGCTGGGCACGATGGATGGCGCCAATGTGGAGATTTTCCGCCAGGTCGGATCGGAGAACATCTATGTCTTCGGCCAGACGGCGGAGCAGGTCATCCGCCACTATGCGCAGCAGGATTATTGTGCCGCCGAGTGGTATCATGCGGATGCCAACATCAAGCGAGCTATCGACTTCCTGACCGATCCGCTTATGCTGAAAGCCGGCCGGGAGGAAAACCTGACCCGTTTGCGTGACGAACTGATCCAGAAGGATTGGTTCCAGACATTGCCGGACTTTAACAGCTACGTGGTACGAAAAGGGCAGGCACTGGCGGACTATGGGTGCAATCCCGAAGCTTGGGCCAAAAAATGTGTGGTCAATATTGCAAAGGCGGGCCTGTTCTCCAGCGACCGCACCATCGCCGAATACAATCGTGATATCTGGCACCTTGCAAAAGCGTAATGGGGTAAGAAAAGCAAGGAAAAGGCGATCCTCTCAAAAAAACTCCTGCACAAATCGGACGGCGCTTTTTTTGTCTATTATGAACAAATATTGAAAAAAAAACGAAAAAGTATTGAATTTTTAGCACAACCGGTGTATTATAAAAGCATCGAAGGGTTGGAAACGTTACCAATCCAGAACCGCTCATCCGTTTTTCCGAACCATGACACATTTTTATTTTATTCAAGGAGGAAAATACCATGAAATTCAAAAAAATGCTCGCGCTGGGTCTCGCCGGTACGATGACGGCTGCCCTGCTGGCCGGCTGCAGCTCTTCGGGCAACAGCACTGCCGCATCCACTGACGCCGCCGGGGATTCCGCCGCCACCAGCGAAGCCGCTCCCACCGCCGCGGGCAAGGTTTACTACCTGAACTTCAAGCCTGAGCAGGATCAGCAGTGGAAGGATCTGGCCAAGGTCTACACCGAGCAGACCGGCGTGCCGGTGGAAGTCGTCACCGCCGCTTCCGGCGAGTACGAGACCACCCTGATGAGTGAGATGGCCAAGAGCGACGCGCCCACCCTGTTCCAGGTCAACGGCCCCGTGGGTCTGGCCAACTGGAAAGATTACTGCTATGACCTGACCGGCAGCGATATCCTGAGCCAGCTGACCAGCGACACCTACGCCCTGAAAGACGGCGACGCCACGCTGGGCGTCGGCTACGTCATCGAGTCCTACGGCATCATCACCAACAAGACCCTGCTGGAGAAGGCCGGTTACACCATCGACGACATCCAGAGCTTTGCCGACCTGAAGAAGGTGGCCGAGGACATCACCGCCCGCAAGGACGAGCTGGGCTTTGCGGCCTTCAGCTCCGCCGGCATGGATTCTTCCTCCGACTGGCGCTACAAGACCCATCTGGCCAACCTGCCCATCTACTTTGAGTACCAGGAGGACGGCATCACCTCCACCGATGCCATCAAGGGCACCTATCTGGACAACTACAAGAACATCTTTGACCTGTACATCAACAACTCCACCTGCGACCCCACCGAGCTGGCCGGCAAGACCGCCGATGACAGCCGCAACGAGTTCCTGGCCGGCGAAGCGGTCTTCTACCAGAACGGTTCCTGGGAGTACGTCAACCTGACCAAGGACGGCACCTTCACCGATGACGATCTGGCTATGATCCCCATTTACTTCGGCGTGGGCGACGAGGCCAATCAGGGTCTGTGCACCGGCACCGAGAACTACTGGTGCGTCAACAAGGAAGCCCCTGAGGAAGACATCCAGGCCACGCTAGACTTCATGAACTGGTGCGTGACCTCCGAGGAAGGCACCAAGGCCATGGCCGACGATATGGGCTTTGTCATTCCCTTCAAGGGCGCTCAGGAATCCACCAACCTCTTCGTCAAGGAAGACCGTGAAATGACCGAGGCCGGCAAAACTCCGGTTGCATGGTGCTTCACCACCATGCCTTCTGAAAACTGGAAGAACGGCGTTGGTTCCGCGCTGACCGCCTACGCTGCCGGTACCGGCGACTGGGACGGCGTTGTGTCCGCCTTCGTGGACGGCTGGGCAACCGAAGCTGCACTGAATGCCACGGCCTGAATGGTCTGCCGACCTGATCGCTGACTGGTAAACCGTAGGGAGGGGCGGGCGCTTGATTCGCCCGCCTCTCCCCTTTTCTTTGGGGAATATTGGGGACATCATTATGGAAAAAGCCATCAAAAAATTCTGGCCGGTCTTTGTGCTGCCCACCCTGGCGGCCTTTATCATCGGCTTTATCTGGCCCTTTATCTGGGGCATCGGGTTGTCCTTCTGCAAGTTCACCACCGTCAATAATGTGCAGTTCGTGGGGCTGGACAACTACTTCAAGATCTGGATCGACAACACCTTCACCCATGCGTTCTGGTTCACGGCGGCCTTCACCGTCGTGTCCACCACGCTGATCAACGTCTTCGCCTTCCTGCTGGCACTGCTGCTGACCCGCCATGTGCGGGGCACCAACCTCTTCCGCACCGTCTACTTCATGCCCAACCTGATCGGCGGCGTGGTGCTGGGCTACATCTGGCAGGTGCTCCTCAACGGCGTGCTCACCCTGCTGGAAAAGCCCCTGCTCTCGCTGAACGCCACCTACGGCTTCTGGGGCCTGATCATCCTGATGTGCTGGCAGCAGATCGGCTACATGATGATCATCTACATCGCAGGACTCCAGAACGTGCCGCCCGACCTCATCGAGGCCGCCCGCATCGACGGCGCCAACAGCCGCCAGGTGCTCACCCGCGTCAAGATCCCCATGGTCATGCCCAGCATCACCATCTGCACCTTCCTGACGCTGACCAACTCCTTCAAACTCTTCGACCAGAACCTCTCGCTGACCGGCGGCGAACCCGCCAAGGCCACCCAGATGCTGGCCTACAACATCTATGATACCTTCTACGCCCGCAGCGGACCCCAGTGGAAGGGCATCGGCCAGGCCAAGGCCGTGGTCTTCTTCCTGGCGGTGGTGGTCATCGCCCTAATCCAGCTGCGGCTGACACGCTCCAAGGAGGTGCAGCAGTAATGCAGAATTCCAAGAACACCCGCCGGGTCAACAATGTCATCTCGGTGGTGCTGGCGCTGCTCTGCCTGGCCTACATCTACCCCATCGTGCTGATCCTGCTCAACTCCCTCAAACAGGAACGGGCCATCACCACCACCCGCGTCTTTGAACTGCCCACCGCCGAGAGCTTTGTGGGGCTGCACAACTACATTTACGGCATTACCTCAATGGACTTTCTCAAGTCTTTCTGGTATAGTTTATTTATTTCGGTGTCCTCGGTCGTGCTGATCCTGCTATGCTGCTCCATGTGCGCGTGGTATATCACCCGGGTGCACGGCAAACTGTCCACCGGCATGTACTACCTGTGCGTCTTCAGCATGGTGGTGCCCTTCCAGATGGTCATGTTCACCCTGGCCAAGACCGCCGATACCCTCAAGCTCAACAACCCCTACAACATCTGCATCATCTATCTGGGCTTCGGCGCCGGGCTGGCGGTGTTCATGTTCACCGGCTTCATGAAGTCGATGCCCGTTGAGATCGAGGAGGCCGCCATGATCGACGGCTGCAACCCGCTGCAGATCTTCTTCCGGGTGGTCTGCCCCATCCTGAAGCCCACCATGATCTCCACCGCCATTCTGGAAACCATGTGGGTATGGAACGACTATCTGCTGCCCACGCTGGTGCTGGACATCAAGAGTTACCGGACCATCCCCATGGCGATCCAGTATTTCCGCGGCAGCTACGGCAAAGTAGAGATGGGCCCCATGATGGCCTGCATTATGCTGACCGTCTTGCCGGTTGTCATCCTCTACCTGATCTGCCAGAAGTATATCATCGAAGGCGTCGTAGCCGGCGCCGTCAAGGGCTGAGCAAAGACTAGATTCCGCATCAGAAAAAGAGGCATACTATGACGATCAAAGACATTGCCCGTGAGTCCGGGTATGCGGTGGGAACTGTCTCCCGCGTCATCAACCACAACCCGAACGTCAGCGACGCTGCGAGAGCGCGCATTCTGGAAGTGATCGAGAAATACCACTTCCAGCCCAACGCCAACGCCAAACATCTCAAGCAGCAGGCGAATCAGGGCATTGCCATGATCGTAAAAGGCACGCACAACATGCTGTTTGCCTCGGTGCTGGAAAAAATGCAGGCTGAATGCAGTGCCGCTGGATACAGCAGCATGGTCTTCTATATCGACGAAAATGACAACGAAGTGGAACAGGCGCGTTGCGTCTGCCGGGAGCGCAAGCCCTACGGTGTGATTTTCCTGGGTTCTGACCGCAACCATTTCGGCCCCGATCTGGCCGACCTAGGCGTGCCCTGCCTGCTGATGACCAACACTGCCGCCACCGCGGCCATCCCCAACCTGTCCAGCGTCAGCGTGGACGACGTGGCGGCTGCGGTTCGGATGGTGGGGCATCTGCTGGACAACGGCCATCGGCGCATCGCCTTTATCGGCGGCGACCTGACTTCCTCCCAGCCCAGTTCCGCCCGCCTGAGCGGCTGTCTGAGCGAGTTTTCCCGCCGGGGACTTTCCTTTGACCCCGCCGGGCAGTATATCGAGGCCCGCTACACGCTGGTCGGCGGCTACCACGCCATGGAACAATTGCTGGACAATCTGCCGGGGCTGACCGCCGTGTTTGCCTTCAGTGACATCATGGCCATCGGCGCCATCCGCGCGCTGCGGGACCGCGGACTGCGGGTCCCCGAGGATGTGTCGGTGTGCGGCTTCGACGGCATCGAGCTGGCGGATTATCTTTCCCCGCGGCTCACGACGATCCGCCAGCCCGCCGAACGGATGGCCGGGTGCGGCGTGTCCATCCTGATCCGCTGCATCGAGGAGGGCTGCGACGCCGTGCACGAACTGGTGCCCTACGAACTGCTCGAGGGCGAGAGCATACAGCGTCTGCCCGATCCCAACAAAATCCATTGACCGAAAGGAGGTTTGCCCATGCGCGCAAGCGGTGTATTGATGCATCTGTCCAGTCTGCCATCGCCCTATGGCATCGGCACGATGGGCGCGGCGGCAAGGGCATTTGTGGATTTTCTGGCGGCAGCGGGGCAGCGCTACTGGCAGCTGCTGCCCATCTGCCCCACCAGCTACGGGGACAGCCCCTATCAGTCCTTTTCGACTTTTGCGGGCAATCCCTATCTCATCGATCTGGACGCACTGGCCGCCGACGGCCTGCTGCGGTCCGAGGAATACCGGTCTATCGACTGGGAGAGCACCCCCGACCGTGTGAATTACGGTGCGCTCTACCAAAAGCGGTGGGCGGTGCTGCGCAAGGCCTGTGACCGGCTGCTGCAAGACTCGCCCGCAGCCTACACCGATTTTTGCCGGGACAATGCTTTCTGGCTGCCGGACTACGCGCTGTTCATGGCGCTGAAGGACGAACACGGCGGCCGTGCCTGGAGCGAATGGGAACCGGCGCTGCGCCACCGGGAGCCTGCCGCCCTGGCCGCCGCCCGCATCCGCTGTGCCGGAGCCATCCGCTTCTGGCAGGCGGTGCAGTACCTGTTCTTTGCCCAGTGGCGGGCGCTGAAGCGCTACGCCAACGACCGGGGCATCCGCATCATCGGGGACCTGCCCATCTATGTGTCCGCCGACAGCGTGGATGTGTGGAGCACCCCGGAAGCCTTCCAGCTGGACGAGAACCTGCTGCCCACCGAGGTGGCTGGCTGCCCGCCGGACGGATTTTCCGCCACGGGGCAGCTGTGGGGCAACCCGCTGTACGACTGGGACGCAATGGCCCGCGACGGCTATGCCTGGTGGGTGCGGCGGTTCCGGGTGCTGTGCAGCACCTACGATGTGCTGCGTATCGACCATTTCCGGGGCTTTGCGGGGTACTATGCCATCCCCTACGGACAGACCGACGCCTGCGGCGGACACTGGCGTCCGGGACCGGGCATCGAACTGTTCAAGGCTGTGGAAAAGGCCCTGGGCAAGCGGGACATCCTGGCTGAGGACCTGGGCTTTCTCACCGACGATGTGCGTCAGCTTCTGCGGGAA encodes the following:
- a CDS encoding glycogen/starch/alpha-glucan phosphorylase, whose amino-acid sequence is MDMKQTLAELTGKELSACSNQEVYLALMTLVQRESAQRVTPVTGRKLYYISAEFLIGKLLSNNLINLGLYDAVRDTLAAAGKSLSEIEEVEPEPSLGNGGLGRLAACFLDSLATLRLPGDGIGLRYHFGLFRQSLKEGVQTEMPDPWLTEQSWAQRTETTYPVMLAGKTFQARLYRLAVTGFEGRTNTLNLFDLDTVEEGIVHDGIAFDKTDIDKNLTLFLYPDDSDEAGRRLRVYQQYLMVSAGAQLILQECAARGCNYHDLADYAAIQINDTHPSMVIPELIRLLGEKGVAFDEAVEIVTKTCAYTNHTILAEALEKWPRSYLEAVVPQIMPIIEKLDALARTRTQDESLAIIDAEDRVHMAHMDIHFTHSTNGVAELHTEILKTTELHGFYTLYPEKFNNKTNGITFRRWLLECNPALTERIKSHIGTGFYKNADELEALLPLADDPAARKEFADVKAQNKVTLAEWLKRVQGVEVNPAAMFDIQSKRLHEYKRQQLNLLYLIHQYHEIKAGHLPPVPLVSIFGAKAAPAYIIAKDIIHALLTLSKVIAADPEVSRWLQVVFIENYNVTAAEKLIPACDLSEQISLASKEASGTGNMKFMLNGAVTLGTMDGANVEIFRQVGSENIYVFGQTAEQVIRHYAQQDYCAAEWYHADANIKRAIDFLTDPLMLKAGREENLTRLRDELIQKDWFQTLPDFNSYVVRKGQALADYGCNPEAWAKKCVVNIAKAGLFSSDRTIAEYNRDIWHLAKA
- a CDS encoding ABC transporter substrate-binding protein, translated to MKFKKMLALGLAGTMTAALLAGCSSSGNSTAASTDAAGDSAATSEAAPTAAGKVYYLNFKPEQDQQWKDLAKVYTEQTGVPVEVVTAASGEYETTLMSEMAKSDAPTLFQVNGPVGLANWKDYCYDLTGSDILSQLTSDTYALKDGDATLGVGYVIESYGIITNKTLLEKAGYTIDDIQSFADLKKVAEDITARKDELGFAAFSSAGMDSSSDWRYKTHLANLPIYFEYQEDGITSTDAIKGTYLDNYKNIFDLYINNSTCDPTELAGKTADDSRNEFLAGEAVFYQNGSWEYVNLTKDGTFTDDDLAMIPIYFGVGDEANQGLCTGTENYWCVNKEAPEEDIQATLDFMNWCVTSEEGTKAMADDMGFVIPFKGAQESTNLFVKEDREMTEAGKTPVAWCFTTMPSENWKNGVGSALTAYAAGTGDWDGVVSAFVDGWATEAALNATA
- a CDS encoding carbohydrate ABC transporter permease; its protein translation is MEKAIKKFWPVFVLPTLAAFIIGFIWPFIWGIGLSFCKFTTVNNVQFVGLDNYFKIWIDNTFTHAFWFTAAFTVVSTTLINVFAFLLALLLTRHVRGTNLFRTVYFMPNLIGGVVLGYIWQVLLNGVLTLLEKPLLSLNATYGFWGLIILMCWQQIGYMMIIYIAGLQNVPPDLIEAARIDGANSRQVLTRVKIPMVMPSITICTFLTLTNSFKLFDQNLSLTGGEPAKATQMLAYNIYDTFYARSGPQWKGIGQAKAVVFFLAVVVIALIQLRLTRSKEVQQ
- a CDS encoding carbohydrate ABC transporter permease encodes the protein MQNSKNTRRVNNVISVVLALLCLAYIYPIVLILLNSLKQERAITTTRVFELPTAESFVGLHNYIYGITSMDFLKSFWYSLFISVSSVVLILLCCSMCAWYITRVHGKLSTGMYYLCVFSMVVPFQMVMFTLAKTADTLKLNNPYNICIIYLGFGAGLAVFMFTGFMKSMPVEIEEAAMIDGCNPLQIFFRVVCPILKPTMISTAILETMWVWNDYLLPTLVLDIKSYRTIPMAIQYFRGSYGKVEMGPMMACIMLTVLPVVILYLICQKYIIEGVVAGAVKG
- a CDS encoding LacI family DNA-binding transcriptional regulator; amino-acid sequence: MTIKDIARESGYAVGTVSRVINHNPNVSDAARARILEVIEKYHFQPNANAKHLKQQANQGIAMIVKGTHNMLFASVLEKMQAECSAAGYSSMVFYIDENDNEVEQARCVCRERKPYGVIFLGSDRNHFGPDLADLGVPCLLMTNTAATAAIPNLSSVSVDDVAAAVRMVGHLLDNGHRRIAFIGGDLTSSQPSSARLSGCLSEFSRRGLSFDPAGQYIEARYTLVGGYHAMEQLLDNLPGLTAVFAFSDIMAIGAIRALRDRGLRVPEDVSVCGFDGIELADYLSPRLTTIRQPAERMAGCGVSILIRCIEEGCDAVHELVPYELLEGESIQRLPDPNKIH
- the malQ gene encoding 4-alpha-glucanotransferase; translation: MRASGVLMHLSSLPSPYGIGTMGAAARAFVDFLAAAGQRYWQLLPICPTSYGDSPYQSFSTFAGNPYLIDLDALAADGLLRSEEYRSIDWESTPDRVNYGALYQKRWAVLRKACDRLLQDSPAAYTDFCRDNAFWLPDYALFMALKDEHGGRAWSEWEPALRHREPAALAAARIRCAGAIRFWQAVQYLFFAQWRALKRYANDRGIRIIGDLPIYVSADSVDVWSTPEAFQLDENLLPTEVAGCPPDGFSATGQLWGNPLYDWDAMARDGYAWWVRRFRVLCSTYDVLRIDHFRGFAGYYAIPYGQTDACGGHWRPGPGIELFKAVEKALGKRDILAEDLGFLTDDVRQLLRESGYPGMKVLEFAFDSRDGGDYLPHTYPRHCVVYTGTHDNEPVNGWFETAPAADIAHALDYLQLTREEGYHWGMMRAAWASVADLAIVQAQDLLGLGHEARMNTPSTLGGNWCWRALPGVFDDALAAKVRHQMELYGRMNP